In a genomic window of Streptomyces sp. SJL17-4:
- a CDS encoding DUF6777 domain-containing protein — protein sequence MVAAAALAVVLTNSPDDKNDTAGSGGEVFLQNAAASGPDPFTRSTARTSTPSAPPASLPPRTASATPEVSGSAPGLYGGTRSVASCDVEQQVRYLSAEPAKNVAFAATLGISANQVPGYLRSLTPLQLRADTRVTNHGYRNGAATTYQSVLQAGTAVLVDNRGVPRVRCACGNPLTPPVAQKSPRTAGTPWQGYNAGQVVVVAPSVTVVNVFVVYDTKDDKWFARQHGDHHGKHDKPTPPPPPPPTKSPSTSASTSVSPSTSTSTPTSPSLSPSTPVPCVTVTGDETPAPIDGVTPSPCPSTLSPVVPTSSPPTSSPPTTPPSTDTTPPSDDTTPPDDTSPSTDASGPESAPVTESSAEAGRQPLT from the coding sequence GTGGTCGCGGCCGCCGCCCTGGCCGTGGTGCTCACCAACAGCCCCGACGACAAGAACGACACGGCGGGTTCCGGCGGCGAGGTGTTCCTCCAGAACGCGGCCGCGTCCGGGCCCGACCCGTTCACCAGGTCGACGGCCCGTACCAGCACGCCATCCGCCCCACCGGCCTCGCTGCCTCCCCGTACCGCCTCGGCCACGCCCGAGGTGTCGGGCTCGGCCCCCGGCCTCTACGGCGGGACGCGGTCGGTGGCCAGCTGCGATGTGGAACAGCAGGTCCGCTACCTCTCCGCCGAGCCCGCGAAGAACGTCGCTTTCGCCGCCACCCTGGGCATCTCGGCGAACCAGGTGCCCGGCTACCTCCGTTCCCTGACCCCGCTCCAGCTCCGGGCCGACACCCGGGTGACGAACCACGGGTACCGGAACGGCGCCGCCACCACGTACCAGTCGGTGCTCCAGGCCGGAACGGCGGTCCTGGTCGACAACCGTGGGGTACCCCGGGTGCGCTGCGCCTGCGGCAACCCGCTGACCCCTCCGGTGGCACAGAAGTCGCCCCGGACGGCGGGCACACCGTGGCAGGGCTACAACGCCGGCCAGGTGGTCGTGGTGGCGCCCTCGGTGACGGTCGTGAACGTCTTCGTGGTGTACGACACGAAGGACGACAAGTGGTTCGCACGGCAGCACGGGGACCACCACGGCAAGCACGACAAGCCGACCCCGCCGCCTCCCCCGCCGCCCACCAAGTCGCCGTCGACCTCGGCCTCGACCTCGGTGTCTCCGTCGACCTCGACGTCGACCCCGACGTCCCCGTCCCTCTCCCCGTCGACGCCGGTTCCGTGCGTGACGGTGACGGGCGACGAGACCCCGGCGCCCATCGATGGCGTGACCCCGTCGCCGTGCCCCTCGACCCTCTCCCCGGTGGTACCGACGTCCTCGCCGCCGACGTCCTCACCGCCGACAACGCCCCCGTCCACCGACACCACACCGCCCTCGGACGACACCACGCCGCCGGACGACACCTCGCCGTCGACGGACGCGTCGGGTCCCGAGTCCGCGCCGGTCACGGAGAGTTCGGCGGAGGCCGGCCGTCAGCCCTTGACCTGA